From a region of the Monodelphis domestica isolate mMonDom1 chromosome 8, mMonDom1.pri, whole genome shotgun sequence genome:
- the ATIC gene encoding bifunctional purine biosynthesis protein ATIC: protein MASHQLALLSVSDKTGLLDFAKNLNLVGLTLVASGGTAKALRDAGLTVRDVSELTGFPEMLGGRVKTLHPAVHAGILARKSPEDQADMARLDFSLIRIVVCNLYPFVKTVASPNVTVEEAVEQIDIGGVTLLRAAAKNHARVTVVCEPGDYEVVYTEMLNSDTKDTTMETRRQLALKAFTHTAQYDQAISDYFRKEYSKGISQIPLRYGMNPHQKPAQLYTVKPKLPLTVLNGSPGFINLCDALNAWQLVKELREALGISAATSFKHVSPAGAAVGVPLSEEEAKVCMVHDLYKSLTPLSIAYARARGADRMSSFGDFIAVSDVCDVTTAKIISREVSDGIIAPGYEEEALKILSKKKNGSYCVLQMDPCYKPEEDEIRTLFGLHLSQKRNNGVIDKSLFNNIVTKHKDLPEPAIRDLIVATIAVKYTQSNSVCYAKNGQVIGIGAGQQSRIHCTRLAGDKANNWWLRHHPRVLSMKFKAGVKRAEISNAIDQYVTGTIGEDEDLAKWEAMFEEVPKLLTDTEKKEWIDTLKQVSVSSDAFFPFRDNVDRAKRSGVEFIVAPSGSTADQIVIEACDELGITLIHTNLRLFHH, encoded by the exons ATGGCTTCCCACCAGCTCG ccttgcTTAGTGTCTCTGACAAAACAGGACTGTTGGACTTTGCCAAAAATCTGAATTTGGTTGGTTTGACACTAGTTGCTTCTGGAGGGACTGCAAAAGCTCTAAGAGATGCTGGTCTCACAGTCAG AGATGTTTCTGAACTGACAGGATTCCCAGAAATGTTAGGAGGACGTGTGAAAACACTGCATCCTGCAGTACATGCTG GAATCTTGGCACGCAAATCTCCAGAAGATCAAGCTGACATGGCCAGACTTGATTTCAGTCTTATAAG aaTTGTTGTTTGTAATCTGTATCCCTTTGTGAAAACTGTGGCTTCTCCAAATGTAACTGTTGAGGAAGCTGTTGAACAAATTGATATTG GTGGAGTAACTTTACTCAGAGCTGCTGCAAAAAATCATGCTCGAGTGACAGTAGTATGTGAACCAGGAGATTATGAAGTGGTATATACTGAGATGCTAAACTCTGATACTAAAGATACTACTATGGAGACTAGACGGCAACTAGCATTAAAG GCCTTTACTCATACTGCTCAGTATGATCAAGCAATATCAGATTATTTCAGAAAGGAATATAGTAAAGGAATATCTCAGATTCCTTTAAGATATGGAATGAACCCGCACCAAAAACCTGCACAGTTATATACAGTGAAGCCCAAACTTCCTCTTACAG TTCTGAATGGATCCCCTGGGTTTATAAACCTGTGTGATGCCTTGAATGCCTGGCAACTGGTAAAAGAACTCAGAGAAGCTTTAGGTATTTCAGCAGCTACCTCATTCAAGCATGTCAGTCCAGCAG GTGCTGCTGTTGGAGTACCACTTAGTGAGGAAGAGGCTAAAGTTTGCATGGTTCATGATCTCTACAAGAGCCTAACTCCATTGTCAATTGCATATGCAAGAGCAAGAG GAGCTGATAGAATGTCATCATTTGGTGATTTTATTGCTGTTTCTGATGTTTGTGATGTCACTACTGCTAAAATTATCTCCAGAGAG gtaTCTGATGGTATTATTGCACCTGGATATGAAGAGGAAGCCTTGAAGAttctttccaaaaagaaaaatggaagttaCTGTGTACTTCAG atGGACCCATGTTACAAACCAGAAGAAGATGAAATTCGTACTCTCTTTGGATTACATCTAAGTCAGAAGAGGAATAATGGTGTTATTGACAAGTCATTATTTAACAATATTGTTACAAAGCATAAAGAT ttgccTGAGCCTGCTATCAGAGACCTCATCGTAGCTACTATTGCTGTCAAATACACTCAGTCCAATTCAGTGTGCTATGCCAAGAATGGTCAG GTCATTGGTATTGGAGCAGGTCAGCAATCCCGAATACACTGTACACGGCTTGCAGGAGATAAGGCAAATAATTGGTGGCTTAGACATCATCCTCGAGTGCTTTCAATGAAATTTAAAGCTGGAGTAAAGAGAGCAGAAATCTCTAATGCAATTGATCAGTATGTGACTGGCACGATTGGTGAG GATGAAGATTTGGCCAAATGGGAAGCAATGTTTGAGGAAGTTCCTAAACTGTTAACTGATacagaaaagaaggaatggaTTGATACATTGAAACAAGTGTCTGTCAGTTCTGATGCGTTTTTCCCTTTTAGGGATAATGTAGACAGAGCTAAGAGG agtGGTGTAGAGTTCATTGTGGCCCCCTCAGGTTCAACTGCTGACCAGATTGTGATTGAGGCTTGTGATGAGCTTGGAATTACACTCATTCATACAAATCTTCGACTATTTCATCACTGA